In the genome of Microtus ochrogaster isolate Prairie Vole_2 unplaced genomic scaffold, MicOch1.0 UNK47, whole genome shotgun sequence, one region contains:
- the LOC101992095 gene encoding zinc finger protein 28 homolog isoform X3, with protein MLDNYRNLVSVGLCASKPDMITLLEQGKDPWMMKRKTTRGHCPDLMALQETKEFPPEVLSEEKLSQAVRRNQPLPRRPKCSVLGENWGEDTVFQTPRGLKTITDTARDGSPQLASAPKSFCKNMTWENCDDLGSLGHCVSKADFVSLLGQEKMPSVVQRELAPGLFSGQQFVCEAQDLFPKQDSDAEGLTDRPSSTKLECSTFREDWDSECVFERNGQDIPFEQETVIRNEAFSEGRDHAYIKSGRWFHLNISEEKSHNCDSGKSFPQNSVVVKEPGIYAGKKLFKCNECKKTFTQSSSLTVHQRIHTGEKPYKCEECGKAFSDGSSFTRHQRCHTGKKPYECVECGKAFIQNTSLVRHWRYYHTGEKPFDCIDCGKAFSDHIGLNQHRRIHTGEKPYECDVCHKSFRYGSSLTVHQRIHTGEKPYECDICRKAFSHHASLTQHQRVHSGEKPFKCKECGKAFRQNIHLASHLRIHTGEKPFECGQCGKSFSISSQLATHQRIHTGEKPYECEVCSKAFTQKAHLAQHQKTHTGEKPYECKECGKAFSQTTHLIQHQRVHTGEKPYKCLECGKAFGDNSSCTQHQRLHTGQRPYECVECGKAFKTKSSLICHRRCHTGEKPYECSACGKAFSHRQSLSVHQRIHSGKKPYECKECRKTFIQIGHLNQHKRVHTGERMYNRKKGRKAFRQTAHFAHHQRIHSGESPAHPSLPSTSSLVDVFPKFVWNPSSLSPS; from the exons ATGCTGGACAACTACAGGAACCTGGTGTCAGTGG GGCTTTGTGCTTCGAAGCCAGATATGATTACCTTGTTGGAGCAAGGGAAAGATCCCTGGATGATGAAAAGAAAGACGACAAGAGGCCATTGCCCAG ACTTAATGGCTTTGCAGGAGACAAAGGAGTTCCCTCCAGAGGTCTTAAGTGAAGAAAAGTTATCCCAGGCAGTACGGAGAAACCAGCCCCTGCCCCGCAGACCCAAGTGCTCTGTGTTAGGAGAAAACTGGGGTGAAGATACTGTGTTCCAGACACCAAGA GGCTTGAAGACCATCACAGATACGGCTAGAGACGGCTCTCCACAGCTTGCATCAGCTCCGAAGAGTTTCTGCAAGAATATGACATGGGAGAACTGTGATGACCTGGGGTCCTTAG GACACTGTGTTTCCAAAGCAGATTTTGTCTCTTTGCTGGGACAAGAGAAGATGCCCTCTGTGGTGCAAAGAGAGCTGGCACCAGGCTTGTTCTCAG GTCAGCAGTTTGTATGTGAGGCCCAGGATCTGTTTCCAAAGCAAGACTCGGATGCTGAAGGATTAACAGACAGACCTTCCAGCACTAAACTTGAGTGTTCCACCTTCAGAGAAGATTGGGATTCTGAGTGTGTGTTTGAAAGGAATGGTCAAGACATACCGTTTGAGCAAGAGACAGTTATTCGGAACGAAGCCTTCTCAGAAGGGAGAGATCATGCGTATATCAAATCTGGAAGATGGTTTCATttgaacatttcagaagagaaaagtcATAATTGTGATTCAGGTAAAAGTTTTCCCCAAAATTCAGTGGTCGTAAAGGAACCAGGAATCTATGCAGGAAAAAAGCTTTTCAAATGTAATGAGTGTAAGAAAACTTTCACCCAGAGCTCATCCCTTACAGTGCAccagagaattcatactggagagaaaccctacaaatgcGAAGAGTGTGGGAAGGCTTTCAGCGATGGCTCGTCTTTCACACGGCACCAGAGGTGCCACACAGGCAAGAAGCCGTACGAGTGCGTCGAGTGTGGAAAAGCTTTCATACAGAACACCTCCCTTGTTCGTCACTGGAGATACTATCACACCGGGGAGAAACCCTTTGATTGCATCGACTGTGGTAAAGCCTTCAGTGACCACATAGGGCTTAATCAACATAggagaattcacactggagagaaaccgtaCGAATGTGACGTGTGTCACAAGTCCTTTCGATATGGCTCATCCCTCACTGTGCACCAAAGGattcatactggagaaaaaccatATGAGTGTGACATTTGCAGGAAAGCCTTCAGCCATCATGCATCGCTCACTCAGCACCAAAGGGTGCATTCTGGAGAAAAGCCCTTTAAGTGCAAGGAATGTGGGAAAGCTTTTAGGCAGAATATACACCTTGCTAGTCATTTGAGGATCCATACGGGGGAAAAGCCCTTTGAGTGTGGGcaatgtgggaaatccttcagcATCAGCTCACAGCTTGCCACCCATCAGCGAATTCACACGGGAGAAAAGCCTTATGAATGCGAGGTGTGTAGTAAAGCGTTTACGCAAAAGGCTCACCTTGCACAACACCAGAAAACTCACACGGGAGAGAAACCATATGAATGTAAGGAGTGTGGCAAGGCCTTCAGCCAGACGACTCACCTCATTCAGCATCAGAGGGTGCACACCGGGGAGAAGCCCTACAAGTGTCTGGAATGTGGGAAGGCCTTTGGTGATAACTCTTCCTGCACTCAGCACCAGAGGCTTCACACCGGCCAGAGGCCTTATGAGTGTGTGgaatgtgggaaggccttcaAGACCAAATCATCCCTTATCTGTCATCGTAGAtgtcacactggagagaaaccttacgaGTGTAGTGCATGTGGCAAAGCTTTTAGCCATCGCCAGTCCCTTAGTGTACATCAGAGAATTCATTCTGGGAAGAAACCGTATGAATGTAAGGAATGTAGGAAAACCTTCATCCAAATCGGACACCTTAACCAACATAAGAGAGTCCACACTGGAGAGAGAATGTATAACCGTAAGAAGGGCAGGAAGGCCTTCAGGCAGACTGCACATTTTGCTCACCATCAGCGAATTCATTCTGGAGAGTCACCCGCTCACCCTTCTTTGCCTTCCACATCCAGTCTGGTGGATGTCTTCCCCAAATTTGTCTGGAATCCATCCTCACTTTCACCCTCATAA